From Panicum hallii strain FIL2 chromosome 2, PHallii_v3.1, whole genome shotgun sequence, a single genomic window includes:
- the LOC112881639 gene encoding uncharacterized protein LOC112881639 isoform X1, translated as MASSKKPSLFVSLLLLSLVVSAVHGAQPADAGDTAAAGGGERVTVRSSGHGHGYSSSHSGGHTSGGTPKQGGAGSVDPRNLNARSHHRSGAASRAGLGCSSLSVAWGLVGATLAVVVLP; from the exons ATGGCGAGCTCCAAGAAGCCCTCCCTCTTCGtctcccttctcctcctctcgCTCGTTGTTTCAGCTGTCCATGGAGCTCAGCCTGCAGATGCCGGGGACACAGCAG CAGCAGGTGGCGGCGAGCGGGTGACGGTGAGGAGCTCAGGCCATGGGCACGGGTACAGCAGCAGCCACAGCGGCGGGCACACGAGCGGCGGCACGCCGAAGCAGGGCGGCGCGGGGTCCGTCGACCCCCGGAACCTCAACGCCAGGAGCCACCACCGCAGCGGCGCGGCGAGCAGGGCCGGCCTTGGGTGCTCTTCTCTGTCGGTGGCTTGGGGGCTTGTCGGAGCGACCCTTGCCGTGGTTGTTCTTCCATGA
- the LOC112882386 gene encoding glycine-rich cell wall structural protein 2-like, whose product MAPRVHLILLIAALVLLAAAAAALVSGGHGARRHLAVADGDSEHRRLGVVERRASDAGAAAGRWSATVRKGGGGGRGGHGHGRGHGHGRGHGDGNGSGRGHGTPETPAVFYPRTVAGNANYHHGRSAAAMTGPGRLLAARGVLVAAAAVLLLRL is encoded by the exons ATGGCGCCACGCGTTCACCTCATCCTGCTCATTGCTGCGCTCGTcctgctggcggcggcggcggcggcgctggtttCCGGAGGCCATGGagcccgccgccacctcgcggTCGCAGATGGTGACAGCGAGCACCGCCGCCTAG GGGTGGTCGAGCGGCGGGCGAGCGACGCGGGGGCAGCAGCCGGGCGGTGGTCGGCGACCGTCAggaaaggcggcggcggcgggcgtggcGGCCACGGACACGGCCGCGGCCACGGGCACGGACGCGGCCACGGCGACGGCAACGGCAGCGGCCGAGGGCACGGCACGCCGGAGACGCCGGCCGTGTTCTACCCCCGCACCGTCGCCGGCAACGCCAACTACCACCACGGCCGCAGCGCCGCGGCGATGACGGGCCCTGGGCGGCTGCTGGCCGCGCGCGGCGTGCTcgttgcggcggcggccgtgctgcTGCTTCGTCTCTGA
- the LOC112881639 gene encoding uncharacterized protein LOC112881639 isoform X2, which translates to MASSKKPSLFVSLLLLSLVVSAVHGAQPADAGDTAAGGGERVTVRSSGHGHGYSSSHSGGHTSGGTPKQGGAGSVDPRNLNARSHHRSGAASRAGLGCSSLSVAWGLVGATLAVVVLP; encoded by the exons ATGGCGAGCTCCAAGAAGCCCTCCCTCTTCGtctcccttctcctcctctcgCTCGTTGTTTCAGCTGTCCATGGAGCTCAGCCTGCAGATGCCGGGGACACAGCAG CAGGTGGCGGCGAGCGGGTGACGGTGAGGAGCTCAGGCCATGGGCACGGGTACAGCAGCAGCCACAGCGGCGGGCACACGAGCGGCGGCACGCCGAAGCAGGGCGGCGCGGGGTCCGTCGACCCCCGGAACCTCAACGCCAGGAGCCACCACCGCAGCGGCGCGGCGAGCAGGGCCGGCCTTGGGTGCTCTTCTCTGTCGGTGGCTTGGGGGCTTGTCGGAGCGACCCTTGCCGTGGTTGTTCTTCCATGA
- the LOC112881639 gene encoding uncharacterized protein LOC112881639 isoform X3, with protein MASSKKPSLFVSLLLLSLVVSAVHGAQPADAGDTAGGGERVTVRSSGHGHGYSSSHSGGHTSGGTPKQGGAGSVDPRNLNARSHHRSGAASRAGLGCSSLSVAWGLVGATLAVVVLP; from the exons ATGGCGAGCTCCAAGAAGCCCTCCCTCTTCGtctcccttctcctcctctcgCTCGTTGTTTCAGCTGTCCATGGAGCTCAGCCTGCAGATGCCGGGGACACAGCAG GTGGCGGCGAGCGGGTGACGGTGAGGAGCTCAGGCCATGGGCACGGGTACAGCAGCAGCCACAGCGGCGGGCACACGAGCGGCGGCACGCCGAAGCAGGGCGGCGCGGGGTCCGTCGACCCCCGGAACCTCAACGCCAGGAGCCACCACCGCAGCGGCGCGGCGAGCAGGGCCGGCCTTGGGTGCTCTTCTCTGTCGGTGGCTTGGGGGCTTGTCGGAGCGACCCTTGCCGTGGTTGTTCTTCCATGA